A portion of the Punica granatum isolate Tunisia-2019 chromosome 7, ASM765513v2, whole genome shotgun sequence genome contains these proteins:
- the LOC116213880 gene encoding pentatricopeptide repeat-containing protein At1g06710, mitochondrial encodes MTSNAFRHLRSRLLLHGSALSLIVRPAVAPSPHPQNHSFHLFKRDALTTTVRFSSTSSSDDLEGLIDPDDELAAESSPAEAVSPEQFAFLFDTASVPDEGSSGTSARHLGRGPSLDDAVVIANSIRDINDGFGDKTQKFLRQYRGRLGESLVIEVLHLLRNPDLGVKFFMWAGRQIGYSHTNAVYDALLEILTRGDNNDRISDSFLREIKGDDREVLGKLLNVLVRRCCRNGLWNSALEELGRLKDLGYRPTCATYNALVQVFLRAGKVDSAHLVHREMVDSGCRMEAHTLGLFAFSLCRVGKWRDALALIEREDFIPDTILYTKMISGLCEASLFDEAMSFLDRMRSSSCVPNVVTYSVLLSGCMKKRELGRCKRVLNMMIPEGCYPSPKIFNSLVHTFCRSRDYSYAYKLLKKMVRCGYNPGYVVYNILIGGICGNEELPSSDEMQLAEKSYSEMLEAGIVLNKVNVSNFSRCLCGVGKFEKAHKVIQEMMSKGFIPDSSTYTKVIGYLCDKAKVEKAFSLFEEMKRNNVVPDVYTYTILIDSFCKVGLIEQANEWFNEMVRDGCVPNVVTYTALIHAHLKAKKFSRANELFEVMLSEGVYPNIITYSALIDGHCKAGEIERACQIYSKMRGNVDLAPDIDVYFKVSDTDLNSKEPNVFTYGALVDGLCKAHRVNEARELLDAMQVGGCEPNHVVYDALIDGFCKVGRLDEAQEVFAKMSERGYNPSLFTYGSLIDRLFKEKRLDLALKVLSKMLENSCAPNVVIYTQMVDGLCKVGKTDEAFKLMLMMEEKGCRPNVVTYTAMIDGFGRVGQISKCLDLLKQMSSKGCAPNFVTYGVLINHCCGAGLLDDAYRLLEEMKLTYWPKHVMGYRKVIEGFSREFMASLGLLEDMSESDSVPLIPFYRVLIDSFVKSGRLEVALDLHKEIVLSSSSFCLNGFEKIYESLIQGLSLAYQVDKAFELYSDLIRRGGVPELTTFVHLIRGLIRINKWEEALLLSDSIQWMRVEEK; translated from the exons ATGACCTCGAATGCCTTCCGACATCTCCGTTCCCGCTTGCTGCTTCACGGTTCTGCGCTCTCCCTCATAGTCAGACCCGCCGTTGCTCCTTCTCCCCATCCCCAAAACCATTCCTTTCACCTCTTCAAACGAGACGCTCTCACCACCACTGTTAGATTCTCAAGCACCTCGTCCTCCGACGACCTCGAAGGATTGATAGACCCCGATGATGAACTCGCTGCCGAGAGCTCGCCGGCCGAGGCAGTTTCTCCCGAGCAATTCGCGTTCTTGTTTGATACAGCCTCAGTTCCTGATGAGGGCAGCAGCGGTACCTCTGCCCGACATCTCGGCCGAGGTCCGTCCTTGGACGATGCTGTCGTGATTGCGAACTCGATTCGGGATATTAATGATGGGTTCGGGGACAAAACCCAGAAGTTTCTCCGGCAATACCGGGGGAGACTCGGCGAATCCCTGGTCATTGAGGTTTTACATTTGTTGCGGAACCCGGACTTGGGGGTTAAGTTCTTCATGTGGGCGGGTAGACAGATCGGGTATTCTCATACTAATGCTGTATATGATGCTCTGTTGGAGATTTTGACTCGCGGTGATAACAATGACAGAATATCGGATTCGTTCTTGAGAGAAATAAAGGGCGATGATAGGGAGGTTCTTGGCAAGCTGCTCAATGTATTGGTTCGGAGATGCTGTCGAAATGGGCTTTGGAATTCGGCCCTTGAAGAGCTGGGGAGGCTCAAGGATCTTGGCTATAGGCCGACTTGTGCGACTTATAATGCTCTGGTTCAAGTTTTCCTTCGAGCAGGTAAGGTGGACTCAGCTCATTTGGTCCATAGGGAGATGGTGGACTCGGGATGTCGCATGGAGGCACATACGTTGGGGCTCTTTGCGTTTTCCCTCTGCAGGGTGGGGAAGTGGAGGGACGCTCTAGCATTGATTGAGAGGGAAGATTTCATTCCCGATACAATACTCTATACAAAAATGATATCTGGGTTGTGTGAAGCCTCACTTTTCGACGAAGCCATGAGCTTCTTGGATAGGATGCGCTCGAGCTCGTGTGTGCCAAATGTTGTAACTTATAGTGTTTTGCTCAGTGGGTGtatgaagaagagagaactggGTCGGTGTAAGAGAGTCCTCAACATGATGATCCCCGAGGGTTGTTACCCAAGCCCCAAGATATTCAATTCTTTAGTTCATACTTTCTGTAGATCAAGAGATTACTCTTATGCATACAAGTTGTTGAAGAAGATGGTCAGATGTGGGTACAACCCAGGTTATGTGGTATATAACATATTGATCGGTGGAATATGCGGAAACGAGGAGTTGCCTAGTTCAGATGAAATGCAATTAGCTGAGAAATCTTATAGTGAAATGCTTGAAGCTGGGATTGTACTGAATAAGGTAAATGTCAGTAATTTCTCTCGGTGCCTCTGTGGAGTGGGAAAATTTGAGAAGGCACATAAGGTTATTCAGGAAATGATGAGTAAGGGTTTCATCCCTGACTCAAGCACGTACACCAAAGTTATTGGTTACCTCTGTGATAAAGCAAAAGTAGAGAAGGCCTTCTCATTGTTTGAGGAGATGAAGAGGAACAATGTTGTTCCTGACGTGTATACTTACACAATTTTAATTGATAGCTTTTGCAAGGTTGGGCTAATTGAACAGGCGAATGAATGGTTCAATGAAATGGTCAGAGACGGGTGTGTGCCTAACGTGGTGACTTACACCGCTCTCATACACGCTCACCTCAAGGCAAAGAAATTTTCTCGGGCAAATGAACTTTTCGAGGTGATGTTATCAGAAGGGGTCTATCCCAATATCATCACGTATAGTGCTCTAATTGATGGTCATTGTAAGGCAGGTGAGATTGAACGGGCTTGCCAGATATACTCAAAAATGAGAGGGAATGTGGATCTAGCCCCCGATATAGATGTGTACTTTAAGGTTAGCGATACTGATTTGAACTCAAAAGAACCAAATGTTTTCACATATGGAGCTTTAGTTGATGGCCTTTGCAAAGCCCATAGGGTTAATGAAGCCCGTGAATTACTGGATGCCATGCAAGTGGGGGGTTGTGAACCGAACCATGTTGTGTATGATGCCCTGATAGATGGGTTTTGTAAGGTTGGGAGGTTAGACGAAGCCCAGGAAGTTTTTGCTAAGATGTCGGAACGCGGATATAATCCAAGTTTGTTTACTTATGGTTCTTTGATTGACCGCTTATTCAAGGAAAAGAGGCTTGATCTTGCTCTAAAGGTTCTATCCAAAATGCTGGAGAATTCTTGTGCTCCCAATGTTGTTATATACACTCAAATGGTTGATGGGCTATGTAAGGTTGGGAAAACTGATGAGGCCTTCAAGCTCATGCTGATGATGGAAGAGAAGGGGTGTCGTCCTAATGTTGTGACATATACTGCAATGATCGATGGGTTTGGTAGAGTAGGCCAAATCAGCAAGTGCCTTGATCTTCTGAAGCAGATGAGCTCTAAAGGTTGTGCCCCAAACTTTGTCACCTATGGAGTTCTGATAAACCACTGTTGTGGTGCTGGCCTGCTCGATGATGCTTACAGGCTTCTGGAGGAGATGAAACTCACATATTGGCCGAAACATGTTATGGGGTACCGAAAGGTCATTGAGGGATTTAGCCGAGAGTTCATGGCCTCTCTTGGGCTTTTAGAGGATATGAGTGAGAGTGACTCGGTGCCTCTTATTCCATTTTACAGAGTGCTGATTGATAGTTTTGTCAAATCAGGGCGACTAGAAGTGGCGCTTGATCTACACAAAGAGATTGTattgtcttcttcatcatttTGTTTAAATGGCTTTGAGAAGATCTATGAATCTCTTATTCAAGGCCTTTCTCTTGCATATCAAGTTGATAAGGCTTTTGAGCTTTACAGTGACTTGATAAGAAGGGGTGGAGTTCCAGAGTTGACCACATTCGTTCACCTCATCAGAGGGCTCATCAGAATCAATAAATGGGAAGAGGCCCTGCTTCTGTCAGACAGCATTCAGTGGATG AGAGTTGAAGAAAAGTAG